Within the Debaryomyces hansenii CBS767 chromosome E complete sequence genome, the region ATACCGCTAATGCAAACTTGTTGGACTGCAACAATTGCTAATAGTTCATTCGAGGCTATAAATGAAGGGATATGTTTCCCTAGCAGATACAAGATTATCAGATTGAATTGCTTGATAGAAAACCTGATGAAAGTGTATAgttatgaaaaattggtaatTAGGTGGGCAGTGGCACATGACCACCAAATTGAGTGGAGTCTAAACCCAGGGCAAAATTAGCCTGATTAGTATCATATACGTATATATAGAGTAATAATATTAGCTATAAATTACAACAGAAGTGAATAATTGATATGCCTCGGTtgccttcttcttctgatcCGTTCCAAGGCCATAATGAGCTTCCTCAGAGCAACAATTTTATGTCTAGAACCAACAGCATTATCCAGGATAAGCTCTTTCTCGTGAGGAATGTAGGACAACAGACGTTAGATTGGTACCAAAGCCAGCCGTTGTGGAAGCGTACATTGCTTCAGGTGctttttgttttcaatGCTATTGTCGTGGTTTTGATTATGATATTCCATAAATCGATAATACAAGCAATCGTGGTCATATCTGATAAGTGGCACGGATTGAAATTTGGCCAAGGTTTACTATTTACATTGGTATTTATGGTTGGGTTCCCGCCATTGCTTGGCTTTTCAGCCTTATCGATGTTGGCGGGTATGGTTTATGGGTTTGTACATGGATGGATCTTATTGGCGTGTGCATCGATTTCGGGCTCCTTTTGTTCGTTCCTTGTCTTCAGATATTTGCTTCATAGCAGGGCAGAAAGACTCATGaattcaaacaaaaaaTTCAGGGCTTTCTCAGAGATTTTGCGAGAGGATTCAAGTCTTTTCATCTTGGTATTGTTGAGACTTTGTCCATTACCTTATTCATTGTCGAATGGTGCATTGGCTGCTATTCCGGAATTACCAGCAACAACATACTTTTTAGCGTCATTGATAACTTCTCCCAAATTGATGATCCATATATTTGTCGGACATAAATTAAAAGAGTTGGGGGATGACACTAAGGGTAAGTCTACCcatttaattgatatacTTAGTATCATAATAACGGGTGCTGCGGCATCATTAACAACATACATAATTTACAACAAAATGCAAAGAAAACTAGAATTTTACCATCAAAGAGGTATAATTCCTCGTGATGATGCAATTATATTTGGTAATTTCGAAGATATTGAGTCTGCAAATAATGTGGAATTAAATTCTGCTGATTACGATGAggataatttcattattgaagacgaagatgacGAAAATGCTACAGATCCAGATTATGTAGCAAGtaagaagaatattcaGGTTCATGCTGAAGATCAGAACAAGAATGGTGAATTTGAGatagatgaaaatgatggTGTAGATGACTTGGGATTAGGAGAAATATCCAAGAATTCCAAACAAAATACAAACGGTTATAGAGATTATTAGgtttataaatatacttCGATggtttcaatttcttgtaCCAGGCTGTAGTTTCTAAAATTATGTATTCTATAAGAAAAGCGCTGTAAAACAAACATGCAAATATACACTATAAATCAAGTTTAAAAACACCAGTAAAATCTGAAAAAAGAAACAATATAAACTTATTCTACATACATAATCCGTGTTCTCCTTTTCTCTACCTTATCCGAGGTAGTTAATCCACCTGTCTTCACGTTACCGCTCATATCTTCGTATGAGCCACCTTccttaataattttcacAGCATCTTCTTCACAATAGCTTGCACCATTAATTAAATAGTAATCTTTGTTTATTTGGCATTTGCATTGATGGCAAGTTAAACAATGTAAATGCCACTTTTGATGTAATTCATTCTCGACACATTCTCCTTCAATACCTTTCAAACAACGTTGACATAAAGTGTCGTTCAATTcatgataatgattatgGCAAAAtgcattatcatcataaaCATAACATTGTATCGATTTACTGAATTGGACTGTACATCCAGAATAGGCGCATGTGAAGCACGATCTATGCCATTGACCAGATAATTCTCCAGTCTTAGAAAAAACTGCCCTTTCTGATCCCCTACTATACGGAGATATTTCCTTCTTACAAGCACGGCATGGACCTTTACCAGATGGATATTTAAAGAAGTCATCGGagatttcttctttgttaCCAGCCACAGAGCCTTGTACTTGCTGTACTGGaaaattcatatttctcAACTCTTCTTCCACGAGGTGATTTTTAGGCGATAAAGGCTTAACTTCAATTCCCTCACTAGATTCATCAACATTAATTTGTCTTTCGATCGCTCTATCATTAGAAGTATCACTCAATGGCTGTCTTTCGGAGTTATTGACTGATAATGGTTTTATTGACTCCCATGTTGCGTTTGCACGGTCTTGTGAATCTTGATTATCAAAAGAATGATTTGCACTTATTGGggaatcatcatcatcaatgtTTTGAATCTTAATTGAAGGAATAGGTGCTGGAATCACATTAGGTGTTGATTTTGGAATAGAACTACCccaagatgaagaatcattatctatattaGCATTTGAATCAATATCCTGTAAGTTTTCGCCATTAATATGAGCGGTACTACCAGTTTCATTTACTGAATtgccattattattttcaccCATTTTCAAAGCATGTAACTGGCGTTCCATTGCTTCGTCTGCAGCATCATCTTCTGAGTCCCTAGATAAAATTGAGCTAACCATAGATACTTGACTAGCTCTAGGCTGACTTTTGTCGCCTGACTGcaagaaattttgatattcgTCATTCAATTGAGTAACCAGAGCTAACTGTTGATCtctgaaattttgaaattgattagATGGGTCAACACTTTGGTCTACAAATGCATTCTTGTTCGATGAATCACCATTAGCACTATTCACATAATTCTGATTATATGAAAACCTGGTATCTGGATTTTGGTAAGAGTCAGTTTGGTTTACTCTCACGTTTGGTGGAAATGAGGTTGGCAATTGAGGCGCTTCATCAAATGTTGGGGTATTTGGTACTGATGGAGTTTTAGGAACATAATTTTTGTGATCTTCAATGTCTTTCCTGAATTCATTTAAGGCAGATGACAATCGCTGCTTCTTAATCAAGGAGTTATCAGGTTGTAATTCACAACTTCTCGAAGTTGGAGGTGGCGACGGTAATCCATGAACGGGTTGAATCTGcgaagaagataattcaGCCGTGCGTATACTTGACTGGCTTGAGCGTTTTGATCCGGTATCATTTTTCTGTATATAAGGATTATTAACAGATGTTTCACTCGAAGTGTCATACGACtcatttggaattgaatCGTCGTCGTTTTCACTCATCTCAGAATTATCACTAGCATTAGATTGAGGctcattcaaattaagCGAtagatttttcaagttcttATTCTGCGTTGTCGAGGGTATAAACGTAAATCCACTATTACTAGGCGGAGGTAATTCGGTATTGTCTGGGGTGCCACACTGTTGAATCTGCACCACTGGTAATTCAGGTTTCACTGAGTTAGCAGATTGTGACTGATCGTAAGACAAATTAGAAGGTGCAGACGATATGGCTGGAAGTTGGCTAGTGTTTGGTTGGGATTCCGAATGGGCTCTATTCTCATAAACAGGATATGGCGTATTTTTTTGAAGCTCGCCAAACGATTTGGAAGTTTTCGCTGAGCTAGGCATCGCAGAGTCGATTTTCATCGAACCACCAATAGAATTTGCACTAGAATTAGGAGAATTCATCCCATTCGAAGAATGTTGAAATCTCTGCATCGTGGGAGACCTGGTGGACCTCACATCTGATGTGGGAGAATCGCCCTTCAAATTAACATCGAATCCTGCCCTCTCATAAACTCCCCTGTATCTGTGCTCGATTTTAAACGGTGGAAATGCAGAATGTTGAATCATTGGCGAGGTTTCCCTCTTGTAGTACTGCGGTAACGTTTGTAATTTGGGTTCCATTAACAGCGCTGAAGGTGCAATCACAATTTTAATCGATCCTCGTTTTTTACTGAAGAATAGCTATGTAGCGTCTATTTCGATCCAGTATCctttttttaattaatatgaCTTGGAAATTTAACAGATCCTTCTCACAAATGtctaatatacaaaaaCCAGTATTTCTTCTTAAATATGCTAGTTCCAATTGTTTCAATGTgtatttgttttttttcttttcag harbors:
- a CDS encoding DEHA2E04840p (weakly similar to uniprot|P36164 Saccharomyces cerevisiae YKR088C TVP38 Integral membrane protein localized to vesicles along with the v-SNARE Tlg2p); this encodes MPRLPSSSDPFQGHNELPQSNNFMSRTNSIIQDKLFLVRNVGQQTLDWYQSQPLWKRTLLQVLFVFNAIVVVLIMIFHKSIIQAIVVISDKWHGLKFGQGLLFTLVFMVGFPPLLGFSALSMLAGMVYGFVHGWILLACASISGSFCSFLVFRYLLHSRAERLMNSNKKFRAFSEILREDSSLFILVLLRLCPLPYSLSNGALAAIPELPATTYFLASLITSPKLMIHIFVGHKLKELGDDTKGKSTHLIDILSIIITGAAASLTTYIIYNKMQRKLEFYHQRGIIPRDDAIIFGNFEDIESANNVELNSADYDEDNFIIEDEDDENATDPDYVASKKNIQVHAEDQNKNGEFEIDENDGVDDLGLGEISKNSKQNTNGYRDY
- a CDS encoding DEHA2E04862p (weakly similar to uniprot|P36166 Saccharomyces cerevisiae YKR090W PXL1 LIM domain-containing protein that localizes to sites of polarized growth required for selection and/or maintenance of polarized growth sites may modulate signaling by the GTPases Cdc42p and Rho1p), with protein sequence MEPKLQTLPQYYKRETSPMIQHSAFPPFKIEHRYRGVYERAGFDVNLKGDSPTSDVRSTRSPTMQRFQHSSNGMNSPNSSANSIGGSMKIDSAMPSSAKTSKSFGELQKNTPYPVYENRAHSESQPNTSQLPAISSAPSNLSYDQSQSANSVKPELPVVQIQQCGTPDNTELPPPSNSGFTFIPSTTQNKNLKNLSLNLNEPQSNASDNSEMSENDDDSIPNESYDTSSETSVNNPYIQKNDTGSKRSSQSSIRTAELSSSQIQPVHGLPSPPPTSRSCELQPDNSLIKKQRLSSALNEFRKDIEDHKNYVPKTPSVPNTPTFDEAPQLPTSFPPNVRVNQTDSYQNPDTRFSYNQNYVNSANGDSSNKNAFVDQSVDPSNQFQNFRDQQLASVTQLNDEYQNFLQSGDKSQPRASQVSMVSSILSRDSEDDAADEAMERQLHALKMGENNNGNSVNETGSTAHINGENLQDIDSNANIDNDSSSWGSSIPKSTPNVIPAPIPSIKIQNIDDDDSPISANHSFDNQDSQDRANATWESIKPLSVNNSERQPLSDTSNDRAIERQINVDESSEGIEVKPLSPKNHLVEEELRNMNFPVQQVQGSVAGNKEEISDDFFKYPSGKGPCRACKKEISPYSRGSERAVFSKTGELSGQWHRSCFTCAYSGCTVQFSKSIQCYVYDDNAFCHNHYHELNDTLCQRCLKGIEGECVENELHQKWHLHCLTCHQCKCQINKDYYLINGASYCEEDAVKIIKEGGSYEDMSGNVKTGGLTTSDKVEKRRTRIMYVE